Within Streptomyces albofaciens JCM 4342, the genomic segment GCTCGGCGGCCAGCGGATCGGCGGACCGCAGGCTGCTGGCGACGACCCGGCCCGCATCGTCCAGCACCAGCACCAGATCGACACCGTCGGCGGGCGACGCCAGCACCCCGGGAAGCGCGCCGGTGTCGGCCTGCGCGGCGACCTTGCGGGCGGCCACCTCGGTACGGCTGGTGGTGTTGTCCAGCAGGTTGGCGCGCAGCAACGCGTAGAGCCAGCCGCCGCCGACGGCCAGCACGAGAGCCATGGCCAGGGCGGCGGCCGCGGCGGACCGGCCGCGCATGGAGGCGGGCCGGAGCCGGACCTCAGTCCTCACCGGGCGCCATCCGGTACCCCGTGCCGTGCACGGTACGGATCGAGTGGCGGCCGAACGGGGTGTCGATCTTCTTGCGGAGGGACGAGACGTACACCTCGACGATGTTGGGATCCACATCGGCCGGCGAGTCCCAGACCTCGTCGAGGATGTCCCGCTTGGCGACCGCCTGACCGTCGCCCGTCATGAGGCAACGCAGCACGGCCAGTTCGCGGGCGGTCAGCTCGATGTCCGTGTCGCCACGGCGGCAACGGCGCGCCTCGGCGTCCAGGGTGAGGTCGCCGCACTGGAGCGTACGGGGGCGCTCGGCGGCCCGTCCGCGCCGGGTGAGGGCGCGCAGCCGGGCGAGCAGCACAACGAAGGAGAACGGCTTGGTGAGGTAGTCGTCGGCGCCCGCGTCCAGCCCCTCGGCCACGTCGTACTCGCCGTCCTTGGCCGTCAGCATCAGCACCGGCGTCCAGTCGTCCCGACGCCGCAGCCGCCCGCAGATCTCGTACCCGCTGGGCCCCGGCAGCATCACGTCCAGCACGATCGCGTCATACCCCTGCGAAAGCGCCAGCTCCAGCCCCCGATGCCCGTCCCGGGCAACATCGACCCAATGCCCCTCGGCCGCCAGCCCCCGCCGCAAGGAGTCGGCCACCCCTTCTTCGTCCTCCACGACCAGTATGCGCATGCGGCCATTGTGGGCCGTCTGCCCCATTTTGCGCGCCACACAGCCGCAAGCTTCAGCACATGGCGGCGCGCACCAAGCTCATTCTTTTCCCTCCCCCCACCGGCCCGCACTCGCCAATCCGACGGGAGGGGGTGCGCAGGGGGACACTCCCCGCAGGACGACCGTAGCCCCGGTCCACAACCAAGCCTGGTTCACTCCAGGCGCCGTGGGGGCACCCCCGGCCGGAGGCTGGGGGAGAGATGGCCCCCTGTGCGCCCCCGCCCCACAACAAACCAATGCGAATCCCGCGCGACAGCGCAAAACCTCGCGCGAAGCGCGGTCCAGTCCCCCCACCACCCGCGCGAAGCGCATGCATGGGCAAGCCCCACCCCGGGCAAGGTGCTCAACGGCCCGCCGTCCCCCCACAGACGCGCCGCGAGGCAAATTGGCACTCCGCTTGACCGAGTGCTAACCGCGTCATAGTCTCGGCCCTGGCACTCTCCACCGGGGAGTGCCAAACACAGCGACGGGCAGGTCCGGCACCCGCGACGACGGATCCA encodes:
- a CDS encoding response regulator transcription factor, whose product is MRILVVEDEEGVADSLRRGLAAEGHWVDVARDGHRGLELALSQGYDAIVLDVMLPGPSGYEICGRLRRRDDWTPVLMLTAKDGEYDVAEGLDAGADDYLTKPFSFVVLLARLRALTRRGRAAERPRTLQCGDLTLDAEARRCRRGDTDIELTARELAVLRCLMTGDGQAVAKRDILDEVWDSPADVDPNIVEVYVSSLRKKIDTPFGRHSIRTVHGTGYRMAPGED